From Salvia splendens isolate huo1 chromosome 3, SspV2, whole genome shotgun sequence, a single genomic window includes:
- the LOC121796853 gene encoding uncharacterized protein LOC121796853, with protein MGHQEYSSEFKNQVVQFIIGRCVGIVPPRSTLKEAQLKFRIFRQTCTRWWNAAKKQQQRGQSMQLVSLKKVRTYPKRLHLDVEVLKSMHFSKRCNLLSVAAGLGCSKATVWRWVKAGLIRPHTSAIKPGLTAANKLLRLRFTVESLQLDRILNKIKFRNMYNTIHIDEKWFYMTKGAQRFYLAPGEEEPHRTCKNKQFISKIMFMCAMCRPLFGVNGEVLFDGKIGIFPFTKQVPAKRSSKNRMAGTLETKPIESITKDVTRDCLINKEMFASL; from the coding sequence ATGGGGCATCAAGAGTACTCCTCAGAATTCAAGAACCAAGtggttcaattcatcattggAAGGTGCGTCGGCATTGTTCCTCCTCGCAGCACACTTAAGGAGGCACAACTCAAATTCAGAATCTTCCGTCAAACATGTACACGATGGTGGAATGCTGCAAAGAAACAACAACAAAGAGGACAATCAATGCAATTGGTAAGTCTAAAAAAAGTGAGAACTTACCCCAAAAGGTTGCATCTTGATGTTGAGGTACTCAAGAGTATGCATTTCTCAAAGAGATGCAACCTCTTAAGTGTGGCAGCCGGTTTAGGTTGTTCAAAAGCCACAGTTTGGAGGTGGGTTAAGGCTGGACTAATTAGGCCACACACATCAGCCATTAAGCCCGGCTTAACAGCTGCAAATAAGTTGTTGAGACTGAGATTCACAGTTGAATCTTTACAGCTAGACAGGATCTTGAACAAGATCAAGTTCAGGAACATGTACAACACCATACACATTGATGAAAAGTGGTTCTACATGACAAAAGGAGCTCAAAGATTCTATCTTGCTCCAGGAGAGGAAGAACCTCATAGAACATGTAAAAATAAGCAGTTCATATCAAAAATTATGTTCATGTGTGCAATGTGTAGGCCCTTGTTTGGTGTTAATggtgaagtcttgtttgatgGAAAAATTGGAATTTTTCCATTTACCAAACAAGTTCCTGCCAAAAGGTCAAGCAAGAACAGAATGGCAGGCACTTTGGAGACAAAACCCATAGAGAGTATCACAAAAGATGTGACCAGGGACTGCTTGATCAACAAGGAAATGTTTGCATCTCTTTAA